The following DNA comes from Eubalaena glacialis isolate mEubGla1 chromosome 1, mEubGla1.1.hap2.+ XY, whole genome shotgun sequence.
TCCGTGCCGGGCATTactatttttaaacagctttgttgagatataattcacataccatacagtttacccatttaaagtgtataattcaatggttttagtatattcacagttatgtgcaaccatcaccacagtcaattttagagcaTGCCCATCCCACAGTGAGAAGTCCTGTACCCTTTAGTTTTCGTTCCTTTATCCACCCATCCCCCACACCTAAGCAACCCATGAATCCACTTACTGTctctagatttgcctattctggttatttcatataaatgaatcctataatatgtggtcttatgtgactggcttctttcacttagcataatgttttcaaggttcatccatgttgtagcatgtatcagtacgtcattcctttttatggccaaataatactCTATTGTttggatatatcacatttcatttatccaatCATCcgctgatagacatttgggttgttctcaCCTTCtggctatcgtgaatagtgctgctatgaacattcatgtatactttttaaaaaaataaatttacttatttatttatttattggctgctttgggttttcattgctgggcgccggctttctctagttgcagagagcgggggctactcttcgttgcagtgcgcacgcttctcattgtggtggcttctcttgttgcagagcatgagctcgaggcacgcgggcttcagtagttgtggcacacgggctcagtagttgtggctcgtgggctctagagtgcaggctcactagttgtggtgcacgggcttagttgctccacggcatgtgggatcttcctggatcagggcttgaacctgtgtcccctgcattggcaagcggattcttaaccactgtgccaccagggaagtccccatgtatatgtttttgtttgaacactcattttcaattctttggagtATAAACatcagagtggaattgctgagtcatataacTCTATTTAACTATTTGAGGAAATACCAaaccgttttccacagtggctgcaacattttccattcccaccagctatTTATGAGAGTTCCAATCTCTCCACGTCCttactaacatttgttattttctgggttttttttcctaaaattattataaccatcctagtgggtattaAGTGCTACCCCACTGtggtttgatttgaatttccctaatgactaataatgctgagcatcttttcagtagcttcttggctatttgtatatcttcttcataaAGATgtatattcaaatcctttgcccattttttaattgtgttgtttatctttctgttgttgttttaagagtttttatatattctggatactagactctTACCAGATAaaaagtttgtaaatattttctcccattcagtgggctgccttttcactttcttgataatatcCTTTGATTcataaaaggttttaattttgatgaagttcaatttattatttttattgttgttgcttgtgcttttggtcaTATTTAAGATATCATTGCCTAATAAAAGATCACAAAGATGtatgtctctgttttcttctaagagttttatagcttgagttctttgattattttgagttaatttttatatgtggtaTGAAATGGGGGTCtaactttattcttctgcattTGCATATCCAGtagtcccaacaccatttgttgaaaagctattctttccccattgaatggtcttagcacccttgtcaaaaatcagttgagcatagacatatgggtttatttctagactctcaagTCTATTCCATTCATCTCTATGTCTACCCTGTGCCAGTACCCTGCTGTCTTGAATACTGTTGctttgtggtaagttttgaaattgagaagtgTGAGTACTCCTGTTCTTTTCTCAAGAATGTTtcggctattctgggtcccttgcaattccatatgaattttaaaattagcttcTCAATTTCTATGAAGAAGTTAACTGGGACAGAGCACTATTTTTGCTTATGTAAATTTGTAAAAAGAATTAGCATTCTGGGAGAGCAGCTCTACTCTAGTGGAAAGAAATGCCAGAGGTATGCAGGATAACAAAtattcttacttcactctgcatagTTGAGTCTTCCATAATTGAATCTTGATAAAAGTTCATATTGGAGTCCAAAATAAAGATGACTATACTGTACTGTTGAATTTGAGGAAACCCTGAGAATACATTAATTtcttacatttatatttgtaCAAACATTTAAAGATAACAAATTGTGTTAACAATCTTTCCCCAGCTTTTCATCATAATTATCCTGGAAATTAGCGAGACAGGAATTTATTATCACCTGTAGTTTTCAATAAGGCAATTTAGGCACAGAGAGAATAAGAAATGACTTGCTCGAAGAGATAAGCTAGGAAGTGGAGTAACCAACCATCCTAGTTTACCTGAGACTGAGGGGCATTTTATTAGTAAGTAGCAGAGGCAGGATAACAACTCAGGCCCTTTaactctttcttttaaagttaattaattaattaatttttggctgagttgggtctttgttgctgcgtgcgggctttctctggttgcggcaagcccCAGGCCATTTAACTCTTAATTTAACACTTCTCCTCCCAGATGACCTCATCATGCGTACTTGACCTTCTCTACTTTGGGAATTCCGCTTAAAACTCCTCTTTTCACTCAGCTTTTCTTGACTAATCTTACCTGAAACTTCAGCTGCCCTAACCTCTCCAgcaatcctttgtctttggtGTCCCAGCCACAACTGGTTCTATATTTTCTCCTGTATATGGGTTTCATAgttttttattatgtttctttcctctctccctcagaTCGTGGGTCACAGAGGCAGACAgtgtttctccctccttcccgtGACATGAGTGGGGACTTCATAATTACTGCTGCCTGACCAGCAGGAAGTAAGTAGACATTCAAGACACTTGACCTTCATGGTCAGATAAGTTGCCAAGGGTcaccatttattaaaattcaGTTATCATTTAAGATGAACAAGAATCACTTAGTGCCAGGAACACAATCTGTATATTTAGTGCAACTCTATGTAgattataataagaaaaacacaGCCTAGTACAAATCGATGACGCATCTCAGAGAGCCGACTTTGACATCCAGGCCTCCCCGGTCGTGGTAGCTCCTGTAGTCCCCTGGCCTCAGCAAGTACTGCCACCCCTGGTAGTTGGGCATCTCGTAGAGGACCCACCAGCCCTCCAGCATATGGAAGGAGTGGAGCTCATTGAGCTGGAAGCGGTCCTGCAGGCAGGAGCAGTCCTCCGTGAGCTCGGACACCAGGCCTCTGTAGTCATGTCTCTCATACAGCTTTATCCTGTGAGAGCTAGTCTGTTGTGACAATAAACCAAAGATGAAAGATAAGTTGTGGGCATCCTTGATGTCAGTAAAAGTGACTCAATCAGCCTGCAGCTTCATGAAGCATGGTTTTCAAACCATCCTGTCATATATGTATCCTTTCCTTACATGGTTGGTCTAACAAATTAGGGAGAGTATTAAAATAAAACCGACCTGATCAGTGGTCTATCCTGTGGAAGAAACAAGAATTGAAATAAAGTCAATAAAAGGGattcctttgtaaaaaaaaaaaccaactgtcACAACCGTATTTAGTTGAGTCTGCAGAGAGGATTTTAACTCCCTTTACCATTATGACTGTGTATCACTGAATCCTATCaagcttggtttttgttttttggttttttttaaattggagtataattgctttacaacgttgcgttagtttctgctgtagaaaaaagtgaatcagctatacgtatatatatatcccctccctcttgatccTCTCTCCCCCcgccatcccacccctctaggtcatcacagagcactgagctgagctcctcaagcttgtttttaaatatttttattttggaatttatttatttaatttatttatttttggctgtgttgggtcttcattgctgcgcgagggctttctctagttgcggtgagcaggggctactcttcgtcgtggtgcacggacttctcattgcagtgtcttctcttgttgtggagcatgggctctaggcacgtgggcttcagtagttgtggcacgtgggctcagtagttgtggcgcatgggtttaatggctctgcagcatgtgggatcttccaggaccagggctcgaacccgtgtcccctgcattggcaggcagattctcaaccactgtgccaccagggaagcccctcaagctTGTTTTTAAGTCACTTTTGCACTCATCATTTACAACAATTCATATTTACTCTGAGTCCACATGTCCGACATTTTGCCAAGTCACTTGTAAGTTGAGTTTCTTGCCTCAAAGAAGTTTCTATCTTATTTGTACCTCTTTCTGCAACTGCAAATTTCTGTAGCCAAATTTTGGTTTCACTTCTTGAATCTGCTTGTCACGACACATAATTTGGTGTCATCAGAAAGTAGAAATACAAATTCCACATGATTAAAAAACATTAAGCAGCACTTTGGTGAGGACCATGTCCCATGAAATCCTAATTAATCATCTTTTTCTGACCCTTGTAAAAAACTAGTTGATAATGACTGCTGAATACAAGGAGCCACTTGCAAGCGAAacatatttttctagtttctagatCCGTAGGTCATAAAGAAGGCATTGAAAATAATCGCCAATACAGTCAGAATACATTATACTTATGTTGTTCTCCCATAGTCTGTCAGTGTTCATTAAGAAATAATGATctagatagatttttttctttactgaacAAGGtagtttttatttagaaattaggGATCAGCTAGATACTTCCAAATTCAACTTTAGAAGCTATATTGTTGTGATTTCTTGTGCCTAAAAAcaatctgcccatttttaatgctttattgAAATGAGTTTAAATGTTTCCATATGAGAGCATAGTAAAggcaatcaatttttttttaaatgcttgagaGTTGGGCTTTGCTATTTCACTGTGAACACTAGTCCTGAGTTGAAACAAACTGACTTTTATAAACAGGAATTTATGGCCATGGATCAGTGATGCTTTCACATGAGTCGTGTTGAACTAAGAATCACGTAAGGAATTGTGCGGCAGGAGCGGACGGAGTCGTTGAAGCCC
Coding sequences within:
- the LOC133100415 gene encoding gamma-crystallin A-like, with the protein product MGKITFYEDRGFQGRCYECSSDCPNLQPYFSRCNSIRVDSGCWMLYERPNYQGHQYFLWRGDCPDYQHWMGFNDSVRSCRTIPYTSSHRIKLYERHDYRGLVSELTEDCSCLQDRFQLNELHSFHMLEGWWVLYEMPNYQGWQYLLRPGDYRSYHDRGGLDVKVGSLRCVIDLY